The region CTTTTCCATAGACAATCTCAGCGCGAGCTGCAAAGAAGCCGGCGTGGCGCATTCGCCGTTTACCGACCTTCACGAAGTAGCAGATGGGTTGAAGAAGCTGGACTAGCTTCACTCCCCGAATATCCGGCTCCCCAGTCTGACTATGTTGGCGCCTTCTTCGAGCGCGATTTTATATGAATTGGTCATGCCCATCGAAAGGTATTTCATTTCGACGCCGGCGATTTTGCTATCCCTGAGCCTCCGGAAAATGCGGCGCGTCTCGGCAAAATAAGGGCGTGCATCTTCAGGGTTTCCAAAGCGCGGCCCCATGGTCATCAAGCCCAGAATTTTCACATGCCCTAGTTTGGCTATCTCTTTAACAAGCGCTTCGACATCATCGGGAAGGACCCCTGATTTCTGGGGTTCATGTCCGGAGTTCACCTCGACCAATACTGGCATCACTTTGCCGGCAGCAGCGCTTTCACGGTCGATGGCCTGAGCCAGCGTGAGTGAATCCATCGTCTCAATCATGTCGAACAGCCTGACGGCTTTTTTTACCTTGTTTTTTTGCAGGCTGCCGATGAGGTGCCAGCGCACTTTGTCTCCGATGGCGGCGCGGGCCGTTTCGGCTTCCTGTACAAAGTTTTCACCGATGATGCGCACTCCAGCCTTGATGGCCTCGGTAATCTCCTCGGGGGTGCGCGTTTTAGCTGCCGCTACGAGTTCTACTCCGGGTGGCAGCCCGGCCAGCACGGAGCGCACATTTTCAGCAATCATCGGTCATTTGCCGTGTATTTTACGGGATGAGGTACTTGGCGTCATCTATGGGAATTGCGAAACCAATATTATCAACGGGGTCACCGCTTGAATCGTCCCAAAACAGTCTTTGAGAATTTATCCCAATGACCTCTCCCTTTAGATTGACCAGAGGGCCACCACTATTGCCGTGGTTTATGGCGGCATCCGTTTGAATGAATCTGTATCCGGACATATTGCGGAAAGCAGAGATGATGCCTTTGGTGAACGTTGCTTGCCCGGGGAGTTCGAAAAGCTCTGGATAGCCGATTGCTATTACATCATCGCCCACCTGGGCAGCAGCAGAAGAACCAAGGGTTGCAAAAGGGAAATCTGTTCGAGTAGAGTTCAGTTTCAGAATAGCTATATCTAAACCAGCATTGAAAGTGACGACTGAAGCAGAAAAGAATTCCCCGGTTTTTAACGTTACAGTCGTTGAAAGAGCGCCGTTAATTACGTGATAATTAGTTAAAATGTAACCGTTGCTTCGTACAATTACTCCAGTTCCGCCAGAATAACCTCCGGACACGGAAGAAATAATTTTCACCACTGTCGGCTCAACTTTGGAGACTACGTTAGCCACTGCCTGAGCGCTTGCTTGCAGGGCCGTCACACTGGACTGCATGCCGCTGACGCTGTTTTGCAGCGCCGTGACGCTCGTGTTGACCGAAGTTATGCTGCCGTTGATAGTCGTTATGTTCCCGTTAATGGTCGTGATATTGCCCTTCAGCGTGTTAACATCGCTGCTCAGGCCGGAAGTGGTGCCCTGCAGGTCGGTAATCTTGCCGCCGAGAGTGCCGACATTGGTGCTCAGGCTTGAGACGCTGTCGCCCAGCGTGGACACGTTCCCCTGGAGCGATGTCAGCCCGTTCTGGACGCTATTGATACTGGTCAGCAGCCCCGCGATGCGCTCGTCCACCTGGTTGAGCCGGTTATTCTGCTGGATGTAAAAATAGGTGTTGGTGCCGGAGCCTGCCAGTAATACCACTGTTACGATGCCTAAAAGCCACTTCTTCAAAAGTTTCTCCTCTCCGCAACTCGCAGCAAGGTTAAGATATTAAACCTTAATACCAAGACAGTATAATGTCAACAACAGGCAAAATATTTTTTCAATGGTACGTGAATCTACGCATGGCGGGGCTTGATGAACGTAGTATAATGGGTATACGCCTATTTTATCGGGAGGACGCATGAAGAAAGCAGAGTATTACGAAAGCGCTTTAAGGGACAGCAAAAAAGAGTTGGGCCGACAGACTCATGTGGTAAACGGCCTCAAAAACATGCACAAACAGCTTGAATCCGAGGGTTATCAACCGCTCGACCCGCTGGATAGCGTAATCACCGAGTGGGAGACCCGGCGCAGCTATATCAAAGGCGCCATAAAAAGGCTGGAAGAGCTGGTAAAGTAGGCCGTTTTGGCGCATCTGCTTTGTTATCGGCGTATCAGGGCGACTATTTTGTCCACCACGAACGCGATAATGAAAGCCATGGCGTTTATTAACAAAAAATAAATTAAAAACCAGCCCAGGTGTTTGGGCCGGCCGGTGGTTTTTCGCCTGAGCGCCAGCAAGAAACTGAAAACCAGGATAATAATCTCCGCGCATTACGGTAATGGCGTCTTGGATATCGCTAAAGAGCGGTATACTAAAGGTGAGATAGACGAAAAGGAGTTTGAAAAAATAAAGAAGAATTTATCTTAAAGAGGGCGAACCGTAAAGGAGTACCTTTTAAGGTATTGCCTTTTATTATGGCATTCTTTAGAAACAGCCTAGCTGACAAAGATGGATTTTTAAATTCTGCGAATTCGCGATATCTGAGATCGCCATCGGGGAAATTTTTAACTTTTGCGCCACTTCAAACACGTTAGCACAGGTAAGTTCGTTTTTATTTCTTAGTGTTTCAAGCGTAGCGATGACCTTATTATCTATCCTTTTGGGTTCAAGATTTTCATGAACATTCTTGTCAACTTTAAAACATCCTATCTGGCAATTCGTGATGCGAATGCCAAGCTTATCAGCCATCATTCCTACAGCAGTTTGGGGGACATTCACGTCTTGAGCAATTTTTAAAGCAACCGCACAAGGTAAATAGCTGTCTTTCAACGATGCTTTTACACTATCTTCTAACTGTGAAAGTATTTCCCTGGAGAGGTCCCCCAGATTTTCTTTTGGTTGAATCCTTGTTTGTTTCTTTTTTTTATCATTCTCGTTGAAATCACGCATCGTTAAACTCCCTTTTCTAATATTACCTCAAATTTCAGGGAAGTTCCAGATTGTCTGTAGAAGATGGCCAATAGCCCTGCTCAAACATCTGTGATAAAATACCGGCTGGTAGCTCATACTCGCGGGGGAGTGTCGGAATTGGCAGACGAGCAAGACTTAGGATCTTGTGCCGCAAGGCGTCGGGGTTCAAATCCCCGCTTCCCCACCACAGGGTGAAGGAGACCGATATGAAAATCGTAAGCCTGGAGCAATGCCCGAAAGCTAAGCCTCATATGGAAGGCGCCGAGGGGATTTATAAACAAGTTCCGATATCGAAAACCGATGGCTCACCTGCGTTTTCATTTCGCGTGTTCACCATCAAGCCCGGAGGTCACACGCCTTTTCATGCTCATCCGTTCGAACACTTAAATTACATAATGGAAGGAAACGGAGTCTTGGTTGGCAAAGACCGCCAGCATGACGTGAAGAAAGGCGATTTCGCTCTTGTTATGCCTGGCGAGACGCACCAATACAAAAATAAATCAACAAGTCATCCCATGGTTATGATATGCGCAGTCCCGAAAGAGTATGAATAGAGGGACAGCCTGTTTGCCACCCTGGACTGCTAAAAGGCCATCTCTGAAGTTTTGCCTGTTCGACTGAATGCAAATCATAAGGCGTCAGTCGTAATCCGAAAAACTCAGATAATCCGATGGAAAGCGGGAGCATTTACGCTCTTAGAAATTCCGCGATTATCCTGGACAGGTCCTCAACGTCCTTGCGATAAACGAACTCGTCTTTGCCGTGAATGTTGCATTCGGTACGGATAACGCCCAGGCCGAAATCGACACCGTTCCAATCATGGTTCACCACAGGGCTGAGGTCACCTGAGCCCATTTCGCCGTAGCGTCCGTCGCGCCCGGTAACTTTCTGGATGACGGCAGCGAGCTCATCCACCATAGGGTCCTCGCAGGGCGGTATGGTGGGGATGCTCATGACCCTGTTCACCTGCCAGTCCACTCCGCGCACTGCCGCCAAGGCATCCATAATCTCTTTTTCGGCATCATCCAGCTTTTCTTCGGGTACCAACCGCCGGTCAACTGAGATGACGCATTCGTCGGGCACTATGTTCACTTTGAGGCCGCCGTGTATCATATTGATATTAAGGCGGGGCTCCATGAATTTAAGGCCGGTGTCAGGGTGTACGGCGACTCTCGATTTTTTCTGCAAGACCTTTGATTTGAGCTCGAGCAGGGCTTGCAGGACGGGAACGGACTGTTCAACGGCATTGATACCCAGATGGGACAGGCCGGAGTGCACCGAGCGGCCTTTGACCTTTATTTCCATCTGGAGGGCTCCCAGGCCGGCAACTGATACGAAACCGAAATTGGAGTCCAGCGAGAAGACGCGCGCACCTATCACCGGGTTAAGGAAGGTGGCGAGGTAGCGCAACTGGCTGGCCTGGCTCAGTTCTTCATCGGCGGTGATGGCTATGGAAACGTCGTACTTAAGGTGGCGGTTCTGTAAGCCTTCCAGCGCCATGAGCAGCGAGACGATAGCGCCTTTCATGTCGGCACTACCCCGGCCATAGACTCGTCCTTCCTCCACACGCGGCTTGAACGCATCCCAGCCCTCAGCGGGAACAACGTCTATATGGCCATAGAAAATCAGCCTGGGTTTGCCCATCTCTCGCCTGTGGCAGATGAGGGCGACGCGGCCCTCGCGCCCTTCGGCGTGTTCGGGAAGTATGTTGATTTTGTGCGTGCTGCAACCTACTTGCTGGAATAGTGGTTCGAGGTAATCCACGGCTTTACCATAATTTCGCCCCGGGGGTACGGTGGTATCGATGGAAATGAGGTCGCACAGAGTCTTTAAATAATCCATGTATCCTCCGTCAACTCGTCTTAACTTGAGATGCCGATATTATAGTACAAGTTATGCCTCATTGGGTGCATTTACGCTCAGTTTAAGAATAAATATTTTCGCTTTAACTTTCCATACTTAATTCCCCGACCGTAAGGTCGAGGGATGAAGTTCTCCCTGCATCTTTTTCTTAGGGACATAATATGAGGAGGCATAGAACTGATTCATCTTTCGCATTGTGTCTATCAATGGGGGGCAGATGCTGTATGGTCGGAAGGATATTTTGTTTCAACGGTTGGTGTAGACGAGGGTGTTATCCAAGCATACATTGAAAATCAGCGTAAAAAA is a window of Dehalococcoidia bacterium DNA encoding:
- a CDS encoding YggS family pyridoxal phosphate-dependent enzyme, with the protein product MIAENVRSVLAGLPPGVELVAAAKTRTPEEITEAIKAGVRIIGENFVQEAETARAAIGDKVRWHLIGSLQKNKVKKAVRLFDMIETMDSLTLAQAIDRESAAAGKVMPVLVEVNSGHEPQKSGVLPDDVEALVKEIAKLGHVKILGLMTMGPRFGNPEDARPYFAETRRIFRRLRDSKIAGVEMKYLSMGMTNSYKIALEEGANIVRLGSRIFGE
- a CDS encoding cupin domain-containing protein; translation: MKIVSLEQCPKAKPHMEGAEGIYKQVPISKTDGSPAFSFRVFTIKPGGHTPFHAHPFEHLNYIMEGNGVLVGKDRQHDVKKGDFALVMPGETHQYKNKSTSHPMVMICAVPKEYE
- a CDS encoding M20/M25/M40 family metallo-hydrolase, translating into MDYLKTLCDLISIDTTVPPGRNYGKAVDYLEPLFQQVGCSTHKINILPEHAEGREGRVALICHRREMGKPRLIFYGHIDVVPAEGWDAFKPRVEEGRVYGRGSADMKGAIVSLLMALEGLQNRHLKYDVSIAITADEELSQASQLRYLATFLNPVIGARVFSLDSNFGFVSVAGLGALQMEIKVKGRSVHSGLSHLGINAVEQSVPVLQALLELKSKVLQKKSRVAVHPDTGLKFMEPRLNINMIHGGLKVNIVPDECVISVDRRLVPEEKLDDAEKEIMDALAAVRGVDWQVNRVMSIPTIPPCEDPMVDELAAVIQKVTGRDGRYGEMGSGDLSPVVNHDWNGVDFGLGVIRTECNIHGKDEFVYRKDVEDLSRIIAEFLRA
- a CDS encoding IS200/IS605 family transposase; amino-acid sequence: MELIHLSHCVYQWGADAVWSEGYFVSTVGVDEGVIQAYIENQRKK